Sequence from the Bifidobacteriaceae bacterium genome:
TTCATGCGTTACTTGGTCTTGGCCGCGGTTCGGGATGTGCGGGCGGCGGCCCGCACGTCCTCCGCCAGGTCAGACTGGTCGGGAGCATCCTCCACGTCCGGGTTGACCACCGGAACGGGCGGCGCGCCGCCCGGCGTGATGCCCAGGGCGAGAAGAATCTTCTGCTCGATCTCATCCGCCAGTTCCGGGTTGTCGCGCAGGAACGAACGCGCGTTCTCCTTGCCCTGGCCCAGCTGGTCGCCGCCGTAGGTGTACCAGGCGCCGGACTTACGGATCAGGCCGTGCTCCACGCCCAAGTCGATCAGGCTGCCCTCGCGCGAGATGCCATGGCCGTAAAGGATGTCGAACTCGGCCTGCTTGAACGGCGCGGCGACCTTGTTCTTGACCACTTTCACACGCGTGCGGTTGCCGACTGGCTCGGTGCCCTCTTTCAAGGTCTCGATCCGGCGCACGTCCAGGCGCACCGAGGCGTAGAACTTCAGCGCCTTGCCTCCCGTGGTGGTCTCCGGCGAGCCGAAGAACACGCCGACCTTCTCGCGGAGTTGGTTGATGAAGACGGCCGTCGTCCCGGACACGGCCAACGCGCCCGTCATCTTGCGCATCGCCTGAGACATCAGCCGGGCCTGCAGCCCCACATGGGTGTCCCCCATCTCGCCTTCGATCTCCGCCTTCGGCACCAGGGCCGCCACCGAGTCGATCACCACGATGTCCAAGGCGCCGGACCGAACCAGCATGTCGGCTATCTCCAAGGCCTGCTCGCCGGTGTCCGGCTGCGAGACCAGCAGGTCGTCCGTGTTGACCCCGAGCTTGCGGGCGTAATCCGGGTCGAGCGCGTGCTCGGCGTCGATGAACGCGGCGATCCCGCCGCCCTTCTGCGCGTTGGCCACGGCGTGCAGCGCCACCGTGGTCTTGCCGGAGGATTCCGGACCGTAGATCTCGACGATCCGCCCTCTGGGCAGACCGCCAATG
This genomic interval carries:
- the recA gene encoding recombinase RecA encodes the protein MAQLDKDKALASALAQIDRQYGKGSIMRLGDESHAPVEVIPTGSIALDVALGIGGLPRGRIVEIYGPESSGKTTVALHAVANAQKGGGIAAFIDAEHALDPDYARKLGVNTDDLLVSQPDTGEQALEIADMLVRSGALDIVVIDSVAALVPKAEIEGEMGDTHVGLQARLMSQAMRKMTGALAVSGTTAVFINQLREKVGVFFGSPETTTGGKALKFYASVRLDVRRIETLKEGTEPVGNRTRVKVVKNKVAAPFKQAEFDILYGHGISREGSLIDLGVEHGLIRKSGAWYTYGGDQLGQGKENARSFLRDNPELADEIEQKILLALGITPGGAPPVPVVNPDVEDAPDQSDLAEDVRAAARTSRTAAKTK